The following are encoded in a window of Manihot esculenta cultivar AM560-2 chromosome 8, M.esculenta_v8, whole genome shotgun sequence genomic DNA:
- the LOC110620606 gene encoding GDSL esterase/lipase LTL1 translates to MDMSSSSSSFTCWIMPGLLVLAMASFAPQAEARAFFVFGDSLVDNGNNNYLATTARADAPPYGIDYPTHRATGRFSNGLNIPDLISEAIGSEPTLPYLSPALTGERLLVGANFASAGIGILNDTGIQFLNIIRIYKQLEYFQQYQQRVSALIGAEQTERLVNEGLVLMTLGGNDFVNNYYLVPYSARSRQFTLPDYVVYLISEYRKILIRVYELGARRVLVTGTGPLGCVPAEIAMRGRNGECSEELQRAAGLFNPQLVQLINELNAEIGSDIFVAANAYEMNMDFVNNPQTYGFVTSKVACCGQGPYNGIGLCTVVSNLCPNRDIYAFWDPFHPSERANRIIVQQIVTGSTKYMHPMNLSTIMLLDSRT, encoded by the exons ATGGACATGTCTTCATCATCTTCGAGCTTCACCTGCTGGATAATGCCAGGCCTTCTGGTCTTAGCTATGGCAAGTTTTGCTCCTCAGGCTGAGGCTAGGGCTTTCTTTGTTTTTGGTGACTCTCTCGTTGATAATGGCAATAATAACTATCTTGCAACCACTGCCCGTGCCGATGCTCCTCCTTATGGCATTGACTATCCGACTCATCGAGCCACCGGCCGTTTCTCTAATGGCCTTAACATCCCTGACCTTATCA GTGAGGCAATTGGCTCGGAGCCCACGTTGCCATACTTAAGCCCAGCACTTACAGGAGAAAGATTGCTTGTGGGTGCCAATTTTGCTTCTGCTGGAATTGGGATTCTGAATGACACTGGAATTCAATTT CTAAACATCATTAGAATTTACAAGCAATTGGAATACTTCCAACAGTACCAGCAAAGGGTTAGTGCCCTTATTGGAGCTGAGCAAACAGAGAGATTAGTGAACGAAGGACTTGTACTTATGACACTTGGAGGAAATGACTTTGTAAACAACTACTACTTGGTCCCCTACTCTGCTAGATCTCGCCAATTCACCCTCCCAGATTATGTGGTCTATCTCATCTCCGAGTACCGAAAAATTCTAATT AGGGTATACGAGCTGGGCGCACGTAGAGTTTTGGTGACCGGCACCGGACCTTTAGGCTGTGTTCCGGCGGAAATAGCAATGAGGGGAAGAAACGGAGAATGCTCCGAGGAATTGCAGAGAGCAGCTGGCTTGTTTAACCCACAGCTTGTGCAATTGATAAATGAACTGAATGCTGAAATTGGATCCGACATTTTTGTAGCTGCAAATGCATATGAAATGAACATGGATTTTGTTAACAACCCTCAAACCTATG GATTTGTAACATCCAAGGTTGCATGCTGTGGGCAAGGACCTTATAATGGGATTGGATTATGCACAGTAGTATCAAACCTGTGCCCTAATAGAGACATCTATGCATTTTGGGATCCATTTCATCCATCTGAAAGGGCTAATAGAATCATTGTTCAACAAATTGTGACTGGCTCCACCAAGTATATGCACCCAATGAATCTCAGCACCATCATGCTTTTGGATTCTAGGacctaa
- the LOC110621645 gene encoding GDSL esterase/lipase At5g18430, with protein MPMAANSITQMVIFLSAAAASVFLQAEARAFFVFGDSLVDSGNNNYLATTARADSPPYGIDYPNHRPTGRFSNGLNIPDIISERIGAEPVLPCLSPELTGQRLLNGANFASAGIGILNDTGVQFLNVIRMYRQLELFQQYKQLVRALIGGDRTKRLVNEALILITVGGNDFVNNYYLVPNSARSSQFALPDYVKYLISEYRKLLMKLYKLGARRVLVTGTGPLGCVPAELAMRSTNGGCSAELQRAASLYNPQLVKMLTGLNKRIGKNVFIGANTHRMHMNFISNPHAHGFTTSKVACCGQGPYNGLGLCTAASNLCGNRNLYAFWDAFHPSEKANRLIVEEMFSGSTNYMVPMNLSTVMALDART; from the exons ATGCCAATGGCTGCTAATTCCATTACCCAGATGGTGATTTTTCTTTCAGCAGCAGCTGCAAGTGTTTTTCTGCAAGCTGAGGCTCGAGCCTTCTTCGTTTTTGGTGATTCACTTGTTGATAGTGGCAACAATAATTATCTCGCAACGACTGCTCGTGCAGATTCTCCTCCTTATGGAATTGATTACCCAAATCATCGTCCCACAGGCCGTTTCTCTAATGGCCTTAACATTCCAGACATTATCA GTGAACGGATTGGAGCAGAACCTGTATTGCCATGCCTGAGTCCAGAACTAACTGGACAAAGGTTGCTTAATGGTGCCAATTTTGCTTCTGCTGGGATTGGAATCCTCAACGACACTGGAGTTCAATTT CTGAATGTTATCAGAATGTACAGACAACTTGAGCTCTTTCAACAATACAAGCAACTGGTTCGTGCTCTTATTGGAGGTGATCGGACTAAGCGACTTGTAAATGAAGCATTAATCCTGATCACCGTCGGAGGCAATGACTTTGTAAACAACTATTACTTGGTTCCCAATTCTGCTAGGTCTAGCCAATTTGCTTTGCCAGATTATGTCAAGTATCTCATTTCAGAGTACAGAAAATTGTTAATG AAGCTGTATAAATTGGGAGCAAGAAGAGTTCTGGTGACAGGTACTGGACCACTGGGCTGTGTTCCAGCAGAATTAGCCATGCGGAGCACAAATGGTGGTTGCTCTGCCGAACTTCAGCGAGCTGCTTCATTGTACAACCCTCAACTCGTTAAGATGCTGACGGGACTCAACAAAAGAATTGGAAAAAATGTGTTCATTGGTGCAAATACACATAGAATGCACATGAATTTCATTAGTAATCCCCACGCACATG GATTCACTACATCAAAGGTTGCCTGTTGTGGACAAGGTCCGTACAATGGTCTTGGACTATGCACAGCAGCATCAAACTTGTGTGGAAACCGAAATCTGTATGCATTCTGGGATGCATTCCATCCATCTGAGAAGGCAAATAGGCTGATTGTTGAAGAGATGTTCTCTGGCTCTACAAATTACATGGTCCCTATGAATCTTAGCACAGTTATGGCGTTGGATGCCAGGACTTGA
- the LOC110620589 gene encoding GDSL esterase/lipase At5g33370, which produces MATSIIISSSLMVLALLMALATVAPQAEARAFFVFGDSLVDNGNNNYLATSARADSPPYGIDFPTHRPTGRFSNGLNIPDFISREIGSEFLLPYLSSQLTGNKLLVGANFASAGIGILNDTGVQFANIIRMFQQFEFFKEYQRRVTALIGAQRTKQLVNGALVLITVGGNDFVNNYYLVPYSVRSRQYNLPDYVKFLISEYKKLLMKLYDLGARRVLVTGTGPLGCVPAELALRSRNGQCSDELQRAASLFNPQLTQMLGQLNSQYGSHIFIAANTGRMTADFVTNPGAFGFVTSKIACCGQGPYNGLGLCTPASNLCSNRNLYAFWDPFHPSEKANRYIVQQILKGTTEYMNPMNLSTILALDSRT; this is translated from the exons ATGGCTACTTCAATCATCATTAGCTCCTCGCTAATGGTCTTAGCTCTACTCATGGCATTGGCTACTGTTGCTCCTCAGGCTGAAGCCAGGGCATTTTTTGTGTTTGGAGATTCACTAGTTGACAATGGTAACAATAATTACTTAGCCACCTCGGCACGAGCAGACTCGCCGCCTTATGGTATTGATTTTCCGACACATCGACCCACCGGCCGCTTCTCCAATGGCCTTAATATCCCTGACTTCATCA GTAGAGAAATTGGGTCAGAGTTCCTGTTGCCGTACTTGAGTTCACAGCTCACCGGAAATAAGCTACTTGTTGGTGCCAATTTTGCTTCTGCTGGAATTGGAATCCTCAATGACACTGGAGTTCAGTTT GCAAACATAATTAGAATGTTTCAACAATTTGAGTTCTTCAAGGAATATCAAAGGCGTGTGACTGCTCTAATTGGAGCTCAGCGAACAAAGCAACTTGTTAATGGAGCACTTGTCCTCATCACTGTGGGTGGCAATGATTTTGTTAATAACTACTACTTGGTGCCTTACTCTGTAAGGTCTCGCCAATATAATCTGCCAGATTATGTCAAATTTCTTATCTCTGAGTACAAAAAGCTTCTCATG AAACTATATGATTTAGGAGCCCGAAGGGTTCTTGTGACAGGGACAGGTCCACTGGGTTGTGTCCCAGCAGAGTTGGCATTGAGAAGCAGAAACGGGCAGTGCTCAGATGAGCTGCAACGAGCTGCGTCCTTGTTCAATCCTCAACTCACTCAAATGCTTGGACAACTCAATAGCCAATATGGTTCTCACATCTTCATTGCTGCTAATACTGGCAGAATGACTGCTGATTTTGTTACCAATCCTGGAGCTTTTG GATTTGTTACATCAAAGATAGCTTGCTGTGGGCAAGGACCTTATAATGGTTTAGGATTATGCACACCAGCTTCAAATTTATGCTCTAACAGAAATTTATATGCATTTTGGGATCCATTCCATCCATCAGAAAAGGCCAACAGATACATTGTTCAACAGATTCTTAAAGGCACAACTGAGTACATGAACCCCATGAATCTCAGCACCATTTTGGCCTTGGATTCCAGGACTTAG
- the LOC110620619 gene encoding probable UDP-N-acetylglucosamine--peptide N-acetylglucosaminyltransferase SEC, producing MISLQTGPRASLGSSARDDAAFQVKLEPSSSSLSVVPFKGRDSHHEVDEDMHLSLAHKMYKAGNYKQALEHSNAVYERSPLRTDNLLLLGAIYYQLHDYDMCIAKNEEALRIEPRFAECYGNMANAWKEKGDIDLAIRYYLVAIELRPNFVDAWSNLASAYMRKGRLNEAAQCCRQALALNPLLVDAHSNLGNLMKAQGLVQEAYSCYLEALRIQPTFAIAWSNLAGLFLESGDLNRALQYYKEAVKLKPTFPDAYLNLGNVYRALGMPQDAIVCYQRAVQTRPNYAVAYGNLASTYYERGQLDLAILHYKQAISCDGRFLEAYNNLGNALKDVGRVDEAIQCYTQCLALQPTHPQALTNLGNIYMEWNMVSTAASYYKATLAVTTGLSAPFNNLAVIYKQQGNYADAISCYNEVLRIDPLAADGLVNRGNTYKEIGRVSEAIQDYVRAITIRPNMAEAHANLASAYKDSGHVEAAIKSYRQALHLRPDFPEATCNLLHTLQCVCSWEDRDKMFAEVEGIIRRQISMSILPSVQPFHAIAYPIDPMLALDISRKYAAHCSIIASRFGLPPFNHPPPILVKRDRSERLRIGYVSSDFGNHPLSHLMGSVFGMHNRENVEVFCYALSPNDGTEWRQRIQSEAEHFVDVSAMSSDMIAKLINEDKIQILINLNGYTKGARNEIFAMQPAPIQVSYMGFPGTTGATYIDYLVTDEFVSPIRYSHIYSEKLVHMPHCYFVNDYKQKNLDVLDPTCQHKRSDYGLPEDKFIFACFNQLYKMDPEIFNTWCNILKRVPNSALWLLRFPAAGEMRLRSYAVAQGVHPEQIIFTDVAMKHEHIRRSALADLFLDSPLCNAHTTGTDILWAGLPMVTLPLEKMATRVAGSLCLATGLGEEMIVSSMKEYEERAVSLALNKPKLQALTNKLKAVRMTCPLFDTARWVRNLERAYFKMWNIHCSGQQPQHFKVTERDSEFPYDR from the exons ATGATTTCGCTGCAGACCGGACCTCGGGCTTCCCTTGGCAGCTCTGCTCGTGATGATGCTGCCTTCCAGGTGAAGCTTGAGCCAtcgtcttcttctctgagtgttGTGCCTTTTAAGGGCCGTGATTCTCATCATGAAG TTGATGAAGACATGCACTTGTCCCTCGCCCATAAGATGTACAAGGCTGGCAACTATAAACAAGCACTAGAGCATAGCAATGCTGTTTATGAGAGAAGTCCCCTGCGCACTGATAATCTTCTTCTTTTGGGTGCTATATATTATCAG TTGCACGATTATGATATGTGCATTGCAAAAAATGAGGAAGCTCTTCGAATCGAGCCACGTTTTGCAGAGTGTTATGGAAACATGGCAAATGCATGGAAG GAAAAGGGTGATATTGATCTTGCAATTCGTTACTATTTGGTCGCCATTGAG CTACGACCCAACTTTGTCGATGCTTGGTCAAACTTGGCTAGCGCATACATGCGTAAAGGAAGGCTTAATGAAGCAGCACAGTGCTGTCGTCAAGCACTAGCATTGAATCCTCTATTG GTTGATGCTCATAGCAACCTTGGGAATCTAATGAAAGCACAAGGATTGGTGCAAGAA GCATACAGTTGCTATCTCGAGGCTTTACGCATACAACCAACTTTTGCTATTGCGTGGTCGAATCTTGCTGGTCTCTTTTTGGAGTCTGGTGATCTTAACAGAGCTCTTCAATATTATAAG GAAGCTGTAAAACTAAAGCCAACATTTCCTGATGCCTACCTAAACCTTGGAAATGTTTATAGG GCCTTGGGAATGCCCCAGGATGCTATTGTGTGCTACCAGCGAGCTGTTCAGACACGGCCAAACTATGCAGTTGCTTATG GAAATTTGGCAAGTACATATTATGAACGAGGCCAACTGGATTTGGCAATTCTTCATTACAAGCAAGCCATCTCCTGTGATGGTAGATTCTTGGAGGCTTATAATAATTTG GGTAATGCACTAAAAGATGTTGGCAGAGTGGATGAAGCAATCCAATGCTATACT CAATGCCTTGCATTACAACCGACCCACCCACAAGCACTTACCAATCTTGGGAACATATATATGGAATG GAATATGGTATCGACTGCTGCTTCATATTACAAGGCTACATTGGCAGTCACAACAGGGTTGTCTGCTCCTTTCAACAATCTTGCTGTAATCTATAAACAACAG GGAAATTATGCAGATGCTATATCTTGCTACAATGAGGTTCTTCGTATTGATCCCTTGGCAGCTGATGGACTTGTAAACAGGGGCAACACTTACAAGGAGATTGGTAGAGTGAGTGAAGCAATTCAGGATTACGTTCGTGCTATTACTATTCGGCCAAATATGGCTGAAGCTCATGCAAATTTGGCTTCAGCTTATAAAGACAG TGGACATGTGGAGGCTGCTATAAAGAGCTACAGACAGGCTTTGCATCTTCGACCGGACTTCCCTGAAGCTACTTGCAACCTTTTGCACACACTACAG TGTGTATGCAGTTGggaggatagagataagatgtTTGCTGAAGTTGAAGGGATCATCCGGAGGCAGATTTCT ATGTCGATTCTTCCTAGTGTGCAGCCTTTTCATGCTATTGCATATCCCATTGATCCAATGCTGGCTCTCGATATCAG CCGCAAATATGCAGCTCATTGTTCCATAATTGCTTCACGTTTTGGACTTCCTCCTTTCAATCATCCTCCACCAATTCTTGTAAAGCGTGATCGTAGTGAGAGACTTAGGATTGGCTATGTTAGCAGTGACTTTGGTAATCACCCCTTATCACACCTTATGGGATCTGTATTTGGCATGCACAACAGAGAGAATGTTGAG GTCTTCTGCTATGCATTGAGTCCAAATGATGGTACAGAATGGAGGCAGCGTATCCAATCTGAAGCAGAGCATTTTGTAGATGTTTCTGCCATGTCGTCAGATATGATTGCCAAACTAATTAATGAGGATAAAATACAGATTCTCATTAATCTCAATGGTTATACCAAG GGTGCCAGAAATGAAATATTTGCTATGCAGCCTGCACCCATACAGGTGTCATACATGGGATTTCCTGGGACCACTGGAGCAACATATATTGATTATTTGGTCACTGATGAG TTTGTTTCACCTATACGTTACTCGCATATTTACTCCGAAAAGCTTGTTCACATGCCTCATTGCTACTTTGTGAATGACTATAAGCAG aaaaatctAGATGTTCTGGATCCAACATGCCAGCACAAGCGATCAGATTATGGTCTTCCTGAAGACAAATTTATATTTGCATGCTTCAACCAGTTGTACAAGATGGATCCTGAAATCTTTAATACTTG GTGCAACATTCTCAAACGTGTGCCCAACAGTGCCCTTTGGCTCCTTAGGTTCCCGGCTGCAGGCGAAATGAGACTTCGTTCAT ATGCTGTTGCACAAGGGGTACATCCAGAGCAAATTATTTTCACTGATGTTGCCATGAAACATGAACATATCAGGCGCAGTGCTTTAGCTGATCTATTTCTGGACTC gccattatgtaatgcacaTACAACAGGGACGGATATTTTATGGGCAGGTTTACCTATGGTAACACTGCCCCTTGAGAAAATGGCTACAAGAGTTGCTGGATCATTGTGTCTTGCCACTGGACTAGGGGAGGAGATGATTGTTAGCAG TATGAAGGAATACGAAGAGAGAGCAGTGTCTCTGGCTTTGAATAAGCCAAAATTGCAGGCTCTTACCAATAAACTGAAGGCAGTCCGCATGACTTGCCCGCTCTTTGATACGGCACGCTGG GTTCGTAATCTGGAGAGGGCATATTTCAAAATGTGGAATATCCATTGCTCAGGACAGCAGCCTCAGCACTTTAAAGTGACAGAAAGGGACTCCGAGTTCCCTTATGATAGATGA
- the LOC110621605 gene encoding probable leucine-rich repeat receptor-like protein kinase At5g63930 — MEKISFGSITVFALVVFLMVRQSSGLNAEGQLLLDIKSKLVDHYNHLSNWNPSGSNPCGWNGVNCTFTDYNSVVSSLDLSYMNLSGSLSPSIGGLSRLVYLDLSFNGLSLNIPSEIGNCSNLKVLRLNNNQFEGQIPVEVVKLSSLSIFNISNNRISGPFPEKIGDLVSLTQLIAYSNNITGSLPASFGNLKNLTTFRAGQNLISGSLPPDIGRCEQLQILGLAQNQLTGEIPKEIGMLNYLSDIVLWGNQLSGSIPKELSNCTNLLTIALYDNNLVGPIPKELGDLEFLENLYLYRNHLNGTIPREIGNLSYAVQIDFSENMLTGEIPVELAKITGLHLLYLFENGLTGVIPNELTTLVNLTRLDLSINNLTGTIPVGFQYLKQLIMLQLFDNSFVGSIPQGLGVYGKLWVVDLSNNYLKGRIPRHLCRNGNLFLLNLGSNNLTGYIPTGIVKCKTLAQLYLAGNELTGGFPTDLCKLENLSSIELGQNQFNGPIPPEIGNCHVLQRLHLSDNYFIGELPREIGKLSQLVTFNISSNLLGGTIPPEIFSCKMLQRIDLSRNNFVGALPREIGGLSQLELLKLSDNQISGVVPPEVGNLSHLTELQMGGNLFSGAIPAELGGLSSLQIALNLSYNNLSGSIPEELGNLELLEFLLLNNNHLSGEIPGSLGNLSSLLGYNFSYNDLTGPLPSLPIFLNTGNSSFLGNAGLCGGPLGNCSESPLSYLPSDTEGKSARFGKIIAIVAAVVGGVSLILIVVIIYFMRRPVEIVAPLQDKSFSSPPSDIYFSPKEGFTFQDLVAATDNFNDRFVIGRGACGTVYRAVLPCGRTIAVKKLASNREGSNIDNSFRAEISTLGKIRHRNIVKLYGFCYHLGSNLLLYEYMANGSLGELLHGSSCNLDWWTRFKIALGAAQGLAYLHHDCKPRIFHRDIKSNNILLDDKYEAHVGDFGLAKVIDMPQSKSMSAVAGSYGYIAPEYAYTMKVTEKCDIYSYGVVLLELLTGRTPVQPLDQGGDLVNWVRNYIHVHTLSPGVLDARLDLDDENTVSHMITVMKIALICTSMSPFDRPTMREAVLMLIESNKRVGHFESSPSYHANSSEGQFDSSPSHHASSSDELIVHNE, encoded by the exons ATGGAGAAAATATCATTTGGGTCTATCACTGTTTTTGCTCTTGTTGTTTTCCTTATGGTACGTCAATCTTCTGGGCTTAATGCTGAGGGTCAATTGCTCTTAGATATAAAGAGCAAACTCGTTGACCATTATAATCATCTGAGTAATTGGAATCCCAGTGGTTCAAACCCTTGTGGGTGGAATGGTGTGAACTGCACTTTCACTGATTACAATTCTGTGGTTTCGTCTCTTGATTTGAGCTACATGAATCTTTCTGGTTCTTTGTCACCAAGTATAGGGGGGTTGTCTCGTTTGGTTTATCTTGATCTTTCTTTTAATGGGTTGTCTCTAAATATCCCTAGTGAGATTGGGAATTGTTCTAATTTGAAGGTTCTTCGTCTAAACAATAACCAATTTGAAGGCCAGATTCCTGTAGAGGTAGTTAAGCTTTCTTCTCTGTCAATTTTCAATATCTCCAACAACAGAATATCTGGCCCCTTTCCGGAGAAGATCGGTGATCTTGTGTCCTTGACACAGTTGATTGCCTATAGCAATAACATCACTGGATCATTGCCAGCTTCTTTTGGCAACCTTAAAAATCTAACTACTTTCAGAGCAGGGCAGAATTTGATATCAGGAAGCTTACCTCCAGATATAGGAAGATGCGAGCAATTGCAGATTCTTGGTCTTGCACAAAATCAATTAACTGGGGAAATACCAAAAGAGATTGGAATGCTCAATTATTTGTCGGATATAGTCCTTTGGGGTAATCAGCTTTCAGGGTCTATTCCAAAGGAGCTAAGCAATTGTACAAATTTGTTGACTATTGCTCTCTATGACAACAACCTTGTAGGGCCTATACCCAAGGAGCTTGGTGACCTAGAGTTTCTGGAAAATTTATATCTCTACAGAAATCATTTGAATGGAACGATCCCGAGGGAGATTGGAAATCTGTCTTATGCTGTGCAGATTGATTTCTCTGAGAACATGTTGACTGGAGAGATACCAGTAGAGTTGGCTAAGATAACTGGATTGCATTTGCTTTATCTTTTTGAGAATGGGCTTACTGGTGTCATTCCAAATGAGCTCACTACTTTGGTAAACTTAACAAGGCTTGACCTCTCCATTAATAATCTCACTGGCACTATTCCTGTTGGGTTCCAGTATTTGAAACAGTTGATCATGTTGCAGCTCTTCGACAACTCATTCGTTGGGAGTATTCCTCAAGGACTTGGAGTCTATGGAAAACTCTGGGTAGTTGATTTATCAAACAACTACCTGAAAGGAAGAATTCCACGTCATCTTTGCAGAAATGGTAATCTTTTTCTGTTGAACCTTGGGTCAAATAACCTCACAGGTTATATCCCAACTGGTATCGTTAAGTGCAAGACATTGGCACAGCTTTATCTTGCAGGAAATGAACTTACAGGGGGCTTTCCAACCGATTTGTGCAAGTTGGAGAATCTCTCTAGTATTGAATTGGGCCAAAACCAGTTCAATGGTCCAATTCCTCCAGAAATTGGTAATTGCCATGTTCTGCAAAGGCTGCATCTCTCAGATAACTACTTCATTGGTGAATTGCCAAGGGAGATTGGCAAACTTTCTCAATTGGTGACCTTCAACATCTCATCTAATCTTCTTGGTGGAACAATACCACCAGAGATCTTCAGCTGCAAGATGCTTCAACGAATTGATCTCAGCCGGAACAATTTTGTAGGTGCTTTACCAAGAGAGATAGGAGGCCTTTCTCAACTGGAGCTTCTCAAGCTTTCAGACAATCAAATTTCTGGTGTTGTACCTCCAGAGGTTGGAAATCTGAGTCACTTAACTGAGTTACAAATGGGAGGCAACTTGTTTTCTGGTGCGATCCCAGCTGAGTTGGGTGGCCTTTCAAGCTTGCAGATTGCATTAAACCTCAGCTATAATAATCTCTCTGGGTCAATACCTGAAGAGCTAGGAAACCTCGAGTTACTGGAATTCCTGCTGCTCAACAACAACCATTTGAGTGGTGAAATTCCAGGCTCCTTAGGGAACCTTTCTAGCTTACTTGGATACAACTTTTCATACAATGACTTAACAGGGCCTTTACCCTCCTTGCCAATCTTTCTAAATACAGGCAACAGCAGCTTCCTTGGGAATGCCGGGCTTTGTGGTGGACCTCTTGGTAATTGCAGTGAATCTCCATTATCCTACCTTCCTTCGGATACAGAAGGGAAAAGTGCCCGATTCGGTAAAATCATTGCCATAGTTGCAGCTGTTGTTGGTGGTGTTTCTCTCATTTTAATTGTAGTGATTATATACTTCATGAGACGCCCAGTTGAAATAGTTGCTCCTTTGCAAGATAAATCATTCTCTTCTCCACCTTCAGATATTTACTTTTCTCCAAAGGAAGGGTTCACTTTTCAGGACTTGGTTGCAGCCACTGACAACTTCAATGACAGGTTTGTGATAGGAAGGGGAGCTTGTGGAACTGTATATAGAGCAGTCTTGCCGTGTGGTCGCACTATTGCAGTTAAGAAGTTAGCATCAAACAGGGAGGGAAGCAATATTGACAATAGCTTCCGTGCTGAAATTTCGACATTGGGaaagatcaggcatcggaatatTGTGAAGTTATATGGTTTCTGCTACCACCTGGGTTCCAATCTACTTCTTTATGAATACATGGCCAATGGTAGTTTGGGAGAATTACTCCACGGATCATCCTGTAATCTTGATTGGTGGACTAGATTCAAGATTGCACTTGGAGCTGCTCAGGGCCTTGCTTATCTGCATCATGATTGCAAGCCCCGGATTTTTCATCGTGACATAAAGTCCAATAACATTCTGCTTGATGACAAGTATGAAGCTCATGTCGGGGACTTCGGACTAGCAAAGGTGATCGACATGCCCCAATCTAAATCAATGTCTGCAGTTGCTGGTTCTTATGGCTACATAGCCCCCG AGTATGCATATACCATGAAAGTGACAGAAAAATGTGACATATATAGCTATGGAGTGGTCCTTTTGGAGTTGCTGACTGGCAGAACACCTGTGCAGCCACTAGACCAAGGTGGTGATCTGGTAAACTGGGTAAGAAATTACATTCATGTTCATACATTATCACCTGGAGTACTTGATGCTCGACTTGATCTGGACGATGAGAATACAGTCTCTCACATGATTACTGTCATGAAAATTGCACTAATTTGCACAAGTATGTCTCCTTTTGATCGACCAACAATGCGGGAAGCTGTTTTGATGCTCATCGAATCTAATAAACGAGTAGGACACTTCGAATCATCCCCGAGTTATCATGCAAATTCAAGTGAAGGACAATTTGATTCATCCCCAAGTCATCATGCTAGTTCAAGTGATGAACTTATTGTACATAAtgaataa
- the LOC110620621 gene encoding germin-like protein subfamily 1 member 16, translated as MKSSHFFLAFALLALALSYASAYDPSPLQDFCVAINNPFNAVFVNGKFCKNPNLTIANDFSFSGLNVPRNTGNQVGSTVTLLNVEQIPGVNTLGISLARIDYAPNGGLNPPHFHPRATEILLVLEGTLYVGFITSNPNRLISKVLNPGDVFVFPIGLIHFQFNIAKTNGVAIASLNSQNPGVVTIANATFGTNPPINPDVLAKAFQLDKQVVKNLQAKFGGSNN; from the exons ATGAAGAGTTCTCATTTCTTTCTAGCCTTTGCACTCTTGGCTTTGGCTTTGTCATATGCCTCCGCCTATGACCCTAGCCCTCTCCAGGACTTCTGTGTTGCAATCAATAACCCCTTCAATGCTG TGTTCGTGAATGGAAAATTTTGCAAGAATCCCAACCTTACTATAGCCAATGACTTCTCTTTTTCGGGACTGAATGTTCCTAGAAATACAGGGAATCAAGTAGGATCAACTGTAACCCTCTTAAATGTGGAACAAATACCAGGAGTTAACACTCTTGGTATCTCCCTTGCTCGTATAGACTATGCACCGAACGGTGGTTTAAACCCTCCCCATTTTCATCCTCGTGCCACAGAAATCCTTTTAGTCCTCGAGGGCACTCTTTACGTTGGTTTCATCACATCCAACCCCAATCGCCTTATCAGTAAAGTCTTAAACCCAGGAGATGTTTTTGTGTTTCCAATTGGCCTGATTCACTTTCAGTTTAATATTGCAAAGACGAATGGAGTTGCCATTGCTAGTTTAAACAGCCAAAATCCTGGAGTTGTCACTATAGCAAATGCAACCTTTGGAACTAATCCACCGATTAATCCTGATGTTCTGGCTAAGGCCTTCCAGCTGGACAAGCAAGTTGTCAAAAATCTTCAGGCCAAGTTTGGTGGAAGCAACAACTAG